A window from Candidatus Krumholzibacteriota bacterium encodes these proteins:
- a CDS encoding amidohydrolase, with the protein MKKVFYNGRIITMDSGCPRAEALLVEGNKISRVGNSEDMLSLAEKSAERYDLEGKTVIPGLIDAHTHLFSYAMAKNLLDLSDMNSFGQALSLIKERADNCKKGEWIVGRGWDQNRMRGFNGSVIGKLDKIFPENPVFLERVCGHAALVNSAALGKGSIESAAADPAGGEIKRDPAGRPTGLLIDKAADIIRRIIPRITPEKEKELVGEAVNDCLAAGVTCVHDMSVNPESAAVYRELQEQRRFPFRLYGYYLEDKIDFDNIADNDLLPEGGDENFSVQGVKFFTDGSLGARSAALLEDYSDDKGNRGILTEDPETLSEKILSCQRAGLQAAVHAIGDRANRVVLDIFEKVNLFSPVAGRRHRIEHAQIIAPEDIDRFHALSLIPSMQFVHCSSDMPWAESRIGFERLAGAYPWKSLVSSGCRIAGGSDMPVESINPFRGIYSAVTCRIRKGKRSKAGGDCDRRLSLPEALESFTLNAAYASFREDLLGSLKAGKFADFIIISDNILEMPVEEIPMTAVLGTVQNGNIVHNSADWPF; encoded by the coding sequence ATGAAAAAAGTATTTTATAATGGCAGAATAATAACAATGGATTCGGGCTGCCCGCGGGCTGAGGCTTTACTGGTTGAGGGGAATAAGATTTCCCGTGTTGGAAATTCCGAAGATATGCTCTCGCTGGCGGAAAAGTCAGCCGAAAGGTACGATCTTGAAGGGAAAACAGTAATCCCAGGGCTGATAGATGCTCATACACATCTGTTCAGCTACGCCATGGCAAAAAACCTTCTCGATTTGAGTGATATGAATTCATTCGGTCAGGCTCTAAGCCTGATAAAAGAAAGAGCGGATAATTGCAAGAAAGGTGAATGGATAGTCGGAAGAGGATGGGATCAGAATAGAATGCGGGGGTTTAACGGATCTGTTATTGGAAAACTTGACAAGATCTTTCCGGAGAACCCCGTATTTTTAGAGAGGGTTTGCGGGCATGCAGCGCTAGTTAATTCGGCAGCTCTAGGGAAAGGGTCTATAGAGAGCGCCGCGGCGGATCCGGCAGGCGGAGAGATTAAGAGGGATCCCGCGGGAAGGCCGACCGGATTATTGATCGACAAGGCCGCGGATATAATAAGGAGGATTATCCCCCGGATAACTCCGGAGAAAGAGAAAGAACTTGTCGGGGAGGCTGTTAATGATTGTCTGGCAGCGGGAGTAACCTGCGTACATGATATGAGTGTTAATCCGGAATCAGCCGCCGTTTACAGAGAGCTCCAAGAACAGCGGAGATTCCCGTTTCGTCTTTACGGATACTATCTCGAAGATAAGATTGATTTTGATAATATTGCTGATAACGATCTTCTGCCCGAAGGAGGGGATGAAAATTTCTCCGTGCAAGGTGTAAAATTCTTCACCGATGGTTCACTTGGCGCCCGCAGTGCCGCTCTTCTCGAGGATTATTCAGATGACAAAGGCAACAGGGGGATTCTTACAGAAGATCCGGAAACTCTCTCAGAGAAGATTCTTTCATGCCAAAGGGCCGGTTTGCAGGCGGCCGTTCATGCTATAGGTGACAGAGCCAACCGCGTTGTCCTTGATATATTCGAAAAAGTAAATCTCTTTTCACCCGTTGCGGGTAGAAGGCACAGGATAGAACACGCGCAGATTATAGCTCCCGAGGATATTGACCGTTTTCACGCTTTATCGCTTATACCTTCTATGCAGTTTGTCCACTGCAGCTCGGATATGCCGTGGGCGGAAAGCAGGATTGGATTCGAACGCCTCGCCGGAGCATATCCCTGGAAAAGCCTGGTTTCAAGCGGCTGCAGGATCGCCGGAGGATCGGATATGCCGGTTGAATCGATAAATCCTTTTAGAGGAATATATTCCGCTGTTACCTGTCGGATAAGGAAGGGGAAAAGATCAAAGGCGGGCGGTGATTGCGACCGCAGATTGAGTCTCCCGGAAGCCTTAGAGTCTTTCACTCTGAACGCCGCTTACGCCTCGTTCAGGGAAGATCTTCTGGGTTCTCTGAAAGCCGGGAAGTTCGCCGATTTTATTATTATTTCTGATAATATCCTGGAGATGCCAGTCGAGGAAATACCTATGACCGCGGTTCTGGGAACAGTTCAAAACGGCAATATTGTTCATAATTCAGCTGATTGGCCCTTTTAA
- a CDS encoding cytochrome c biogenesis protein ResB gives MIFNREKRKGLISGRAAVLVIIVLTAASAAGWICTEVIPRDINFNEEAYRLRWGDFTFNLVSYLRLYDPFHSFWYRGVLAFFTLSLTLCVITGWKGLIVNSFNFSPPASADEFAGRKAAVLIKWTDLARKDPQRGDILGYYEKEFGREVEIGAKRISPVYSKIAGYLKGGGYRVKSRETDESILFSALRGRWHYPGNLLFHIALLVITIGGMIGSFKGNKEIMYGRKGDVLNLYDSPLSIRVDRFKIIHTNTGQVSKYITDLSFLDVEGDSVGSERLEVNDPARYSGYDIYQSSYYIDTEEFSWALIKCRFNEKRREESITVRPGEEISLKSEDWTVKVKDYKPDFRKGAEVYNASRRMNNPAVNIEVKGPFGRKSGWLFLKHPSFNSDFDLPAEFSLSYIEPVYYTGLQISSNPGTIFIVTGIAVAAVGLLFLFGTSYRLIKIKLDGKGLSIIIEAEGGGKMDSRQISRMKKDLSGILRGCIIDNAEEEF, from the coding sequence ATGATCTTTAATAGAGAAAAGCGGAAAGGTTTGATAAGTGGCCGCGCGGCGGTTCTGGTTATTATAGTTCTGACCGCGGCGAGCGCCGCGGGCTGGATCTGCACTGAAGTTATTCCTAGAGATATTAATTTTAATGAAGAAGCCTACAGGCTCAGATGGGGGGATTTTACATTCAATCTGGTTAGTTATTTAAGGCTTTATGACCCTTTCCATTCTTTCTGGTACCGTGGAGTTCTTGCTTTCTTTACCCTGTCGCTGACCCTATGTGTTATTACGGGTTGGAAGGGATTGATTGTGAACTCTTTCAATTTCTCTCCTCCCGCCTCTGCGGATGAGTTTGCGGGGCGGAAAGCCGCCGTTTTGATTAAGTGGACTGATTTAGCCCGTAAGGACCCTCAAAGAGGAGACATATTAGGTTATTATGAAAAAGAATTCGGCAGGGAAGTGGAAATAGGGGCGAAGAGGATATCACCAGTTTACTCGAAGATAGCCGGTTATCTTAAAGGCGGGGGGTATCGTGTTAAATCAAGGGAAACAGATGAGAGCATACTCTTTTCCGCGTTGAGAGGGCGGTGGCATTATCCGGGGAATTTGCTTTTTCACATCGCCCTGCTCGTTATTACAATCGGTGGGATGATAGGGAGTTTTAAGGGTAACAAAGAGATAATGTACGGCAGAAAAGGTGATGTCCTCAATCTTTATGACAGCCCTCTTTCCATACGGGTTGACAGGTTCAAAATTATCCATACGAATACGGGGCAAGTAAGTAAATATATAACCGATCTTTCTTTTCTTGACGTTGAAGGGGACAGTGTGGGTTCCGAGAGATTAGAGGTTAATGATCCCGCGCGTTACAGCGGGTATGATATTTATCAGAGTTCCTATTATATAGATACTGAAGAATTTTCATGGGCGCTTATAAAATGCCGGTTCAATGAAAAGCGGAGGGAGGAATCGATTACCGTAAGACCCGGTGAAGAAATAAGTCTAAAATCAGAAGATTGGACAGTAAAGGTGAAGGATTATAAACCCGATTTCAGAAAAGGGGCTGAGGTGTATAACGCCAGCAGGAGAATGAATAATCCGGCTGTAAATATAGAGGTCAAAGGGCCTTTCGGGCGTAAGTCGGGATGGCTTTTTCTGAAACATCCGTCCTTTAATTCGGATTTTGATCTTCCGGCAGAGTTTTCGTTAAGTTATATAGAGCCGGTTTACTACACGGGATTGCAGATAAGTTCAAACCCCGGGACGATTTTCATAGTCACCGGGATAGCAGTCGCGGCCGTCGGGCTTCTTTTCCTCTTCGGCACGAGCTATCGGCTGATAAAGATAAAGCTGGATGGAAAAGGTTTGTCGATCATAATCGAAGCGGAAGGCGGAGGGAAAATGGATAGCCGTCAAATCAGCCGAATGAAAAAGGATCTAAGCGGGATATTACGCGGTTGTATAATTGATAACGCCGAGGAGGAATTTTAG
- the ccsA gene encoding cytochrome c biogenesis protein CcsA, translating to MQTTLDISLFWIAFWVYLASFLLFVIFFGVKKRLLGKIAAIVFFAAIALHTGGIIERYRLTGHLPLATMFEYSLLLSWFIAVSFFVVISKYGLMISGLVISPVIIIVMVIAAFLPKEGSKHMMPALQSYWLYIHITLAALAEGAFFTAAGAGVYYLFGSVRKGIDFKNREAVEGLIIKSIRIGYPLFTIGALFAGSLWAWKAWGSFWSWDPKETGALVVWLFYTLLLHQQSRGRWRGRRLAILSIAGFLIIIISFLGTLFLGGLHAYI from the coding sequence ATGCAAACTACCCTTGATATTTCATTATTCTGGATTGCCTTCTGGGTCTATCTTGCCTCATTCCTTCTTTTTGTAATCTTTTTCGGAGTAAAAAAAAGGCTGCTTGGAAAGATAGCGGCAATTGTTTTTTTTGCCGCCATCGCCCTGCATACCGGGGGCATTATAGAAAGGTATCGGCTTACAGGCCACCTTCCGCTTGCTACGATGTTCGAATATTCTCTATTGCTTTCCTGGTTTATTGCTGTTTCATTTTTTGTGGTTATTTCAAAATACGGCCTCATGATTTCAGGACTTGTTATATCCCCGGTCATAATAATTGTGATGGTGATCGCGGCCTTTCTTCCAAAGGAAGGATCAAAGCATATGATGCCGGCGCTTCAAAGCTATTGGCTTTATATTCATATTACCTTAGCGGCTCTTGCTGAGGGGGCTTTTTTTACCGCCGCGGGCGCCGGTGTTTATTATCTCTTCGGTTCAGTGAGAAAAGGGATTGATTTTAAAAACCGCGAGGCTGTAGAGGGGCTTATAATCAAATCGATCAGGATTGGATATCCCCTCTTTACCATCGGAGCTCTCTTTGCCGGATCGCTGTGGGCCTGGAAGGCGTGGGGAAGTTTCTGGAGTTGGGATCCAAAGGAAACGGGAGCTCTCGTTGTATGGTTGTTTTACACACTTTTGCTTCATCAGCAGAGCAGAGGAAGGTGGCGGGGCCGCCGGCTCGCGATACTGTCTATAGCGGGATTTCTGATTATTATAATTTCATTTCTGGGAACTCTCTTTCTGGGCGGGCTCCATGCTTATATATAA
- a CDS encoding peptide ABC transporter substrate-binding protein: protein MRRIKTLLIYILSIFILLSGCADKDDPGSKDKNPDKSGGTLVIGMQQEPEILNESISSMFSGIYLCNLIFSKFVKHNDSMELVPDLITEIPTVKNGGISEDYLTYTYHLKENAFWHDGRPVTSADVRFTCDIMRNPEINVSTRQGWDIIESVDTPDSHTVVFHLSEVYTNFVGDCFYDESVLPRHLLKEFQSSDFTSADFHKDPVGSGPFIFEEWESGSHMMFKANRDYYGEGPYLDRIIIKFILDGNSLMFQLESGEIMGADNVPNALLEIVSEIKKIKIYKTPALFLEHIDLNCSRYPLDDSRVRRALSLAIDREEISNKIYNGIWLPAYSDEHPDSPFHTGFGREFNGYNPELARELLRKAGWRDSDGDGVREKGKRELKFEISTVTGRVNRRRTQLVLNKQLGEIGVNLEIKNYHPSVLFAGFDDGGILSGGKYDMALYAFMAPPDPSTKETSYSADFLPPAGQNYSYFKNAALTDLLSVGSSAISFERRKILYSEILKILAREVPIIPLLWITQVDAMPEALKNYRPNPTQSGDSWNANMWRLDK from the coding sequence ATGAGGCGCATCAAAACCCTTTTAATATATATTCTATCTATATTTATATTGTTATCCGGATGCGCGGACAAAGATGATCCGGGGAGTAAAGACAAAAATCCTGATAAATCCGGCGGCACGCTGGTTATAGGAATGCAGCAGGAGCCGGAGATATTGAATGAATCAATAAGCAGTATGTTTTCAGGGATTTATCTATGTAATCTGATTTTCAGTAAATTCGTAAAGCATAATGACAGTATGGAGCTGGTGCCTGATTTGATAACGGAGATTCCAACAGTAAAGAACGGTGGAATTTCAGAAGATTATCTTACATACACCTATCATCTCAAAGAGAACGCGTTCTGGCACGACGGCAGACCTGTTACATCAGCAGACGTAAGATTCACTTGCGACATTATGAGAAATCCCGAAATAAACGTCAGTACAAGACAGGGCTGGGATATTATTGAAAGTGTCGATACCCCTGATTCTCATACTGTAGTTTTCCACTTGAGTGAAGTATATACAAATTTCGTCGGTGACTGTTTTTATGATGAATCTGTTCTGCCCCGGCATCTGCTTAAAGAATTTCAAAGTTCCGATTTTACGAGCGCGGACTTTCATAAAGATCCAGTGGGAAGCGGACCATTTATCTTCGAGGAATGGGAATCCGGTTCGCACATGATGTTCAAAGCAAACAGAGATTATTACGGCGAGGGGCCGTATCTGGACAGGATTATAATAAAATTTATACTCGACGGGAATTCACTTATGTTTCAGCTCGAGAGCGGTGAGATAATGGGCGCCGACAATGTTCCAAACGCCCTTCTTGAGATAGTTTCAGAGATTAAAAAAATAAAAATTTATAAAACACCCGCTTTGTTTCTTGAACACATCGATTTAAACTGCAGCAGGTATCCATTAGATGACAGCCGCGTGAGAAGAGCTCTTTCGCTGGCGATTGACAGAGAAGAGATATCTAATAAAATCTATAACGGAATATGGCTGCCGGCTTATAGTGATGAGCACCCCGATTCTCCGTTCCACACGGGTTTTGGCAGAGAATTTAACGGTTATAATCCCGAGCTTGCCAGAGAGCTTCTTAGAAAAGCCGGCTGGAGAGACAGCGACGGAGACGGTGTGAGGGAAAAAGGCAAACGCGAATTGAAGTTTGAAATCTCGACAGTGACGGGAAGAGTGAACAGAAGACGCACACAACTTGTGCTTAATAAACAACTTGGCGAGATAGGGGTGAATCTCGAGATAAAGAATTATCATCCAAGTGTCCTGTTTGCCGGATTTGATGATGGCGGTATCCTCAGCGGGGGCAAATATGATATGGCTCTTTACGCTTTTATGGCTCCTCCGGATCCGTCAACGAAGGAAACCAGTTATTCGGCTGATTTTCTCCCCCCTGCAGGTCAGAATTATTCATATTTTAAGAATGCCGCCCTGACAGATCTTCTCTCTGTGGGAAGCAGCGCTATTTCTTTCGAGAGGAGAAAGATACTTTATTCCGAAATATTAAAGATACTCGCGCGGGAAGTTCCTATAATACCTCTTCTATGGATCACTCAGGTGGACGCGATGCCGGAAGCGTTGAAAAATTACAGGCCGAACCCTACTCAGTCGGGTGACAGTTGGAACGCGAATATGTGGCGGCTCGATAAATAG
- a CDS encoding MBL fold metallo-hydrolase, protein MNNRFKLLLAALTVTAAISFLKISGVMVGSDNYPALRFCGGAGEVGGSCYLVDTGETRFLVDCGTFGSTGNDIIPAHPEDISFLLLTHAHSDHCGRLPELYAGGFRGKVFCTSPTAEIVPVMLEMSRNFKEKRVAGEDYARALEGLEAVNFRDEKRLKDVSFRFRRAGHLLGAAFIEISIIQPEDTVKIVFSGDLGSGNSVLTPPLGRCREADFVVMESTYGAVKKDYEGDIPIERHRGFAESVGNALRGGGDVLIPAFTLGRTQNVTAVIDWYIDKGVIPSGTIVYADSPTAERITSIYRNFPGQLSGWANTFYGDAILSKPGFRETGSSSSIVVHDRIHRPSIFVSSSGDLEHASSPRHLMKMFGDDKNLLCIVGWQPPGSLGRRLVEGEERVLVSYWGSGKNRKEWVSPLIRIKEFHCFSGHADQSGLLEWVKNIKGVRKVFLVHGEYDQSSVLAEKISNKFGVEAYIPRLGENVTLSGN, encoded by the coding sequence ATGAATAACCGATTCAAATTACTGTTAGCGGCGCTGACAGTTACAGCGGCAATATCTTTTCTGAAAATATCAGGGGTGATGGTCGGCTCTGATAATTATCCCGCTTTGCGTTTCTGCGGGGGCGCGGGAGAAGTTGGAGGTTCATGCTATCTTGTTGATACCGGAGAGACGAGATTCCTTGTGGATTGCGGGACATTTGGAAGCACCGGGAACGATATTATACCCGCCCACCCTGAAGATATATCCTTTCTGCTTTTAACACACGCGCACAGCGATCACTGCGGAAGACTGCCGGAGCTTTACGCCGGCGGGTTCAGGGGGAAAGTTTTCTGTACTTCTCCGACGGCGGAAATTGTTCCGGTTATGCTTGAAATGTCCAGGAACTTCAAAGAAAAGAGGGTTGCGGGGGAGGATTACGCGAGAGCCCTGGAGGGATTAGAAGCAGTAAACTTCAGAGACGAAAAAAGATTAAAAGATGTATCATTCAGATTCAGAAGGGCCGGGCATCTGCTTGGCGCGGCTTTTATCGAAATATCCATTATACAGCCCGAAGATACGGTGAAGATTGTCTTCTCCGGTGATCTCGGAAGCGGGAATTCAGTCCTTACTCCCCCTCTTGGGAGGTGCAGAGAGGCTGATTTTGTGGTCATGGAATCAACTTACGGCGCCGTAAAAAAGGATTACGAGGGTGATATACCGATTGAGAGACACAGGGGTTTTGCTGAATCTGTTGGAAATGCCTTAAGAGGCGGCGGCGATGTTCTTATTCCGGCTTTTACACTTGGAAGAACTCAGAATGTTACAGCCGTTATAGACTGGTATATTGACAAAGGAGTAATCCCTTCGGGAACAATCGTATACGCCGACAGTCCGACGGCGGAAAGAATAACATCTATATATCGTAATTTCCCCGGCCAACTCAGCGGGTGGGCGAACACTTTTTACGGAGACGCGATCTTGAGTAAGCCCGGATTCAGGGAAACAGGCAGTTCTTCCTCTATCGTAGTTCATGACAGAATCCACAGGCCGTCAATCTTCGTGTCATCGAGCGGCGACCTTGAGCACGCGTCATCTCCCAGGCACCTGATGAAGATGTTCGGCGACGATAAGAATTTGTTGTGTATTGTGGGGTGGCAGCCTCCGGGTTCCCTGGGAAGAAGACTCGTTGAAGGCGAGGAAAGGGTTCTGGTAAGTTATTGGGGGAGTGGCAAGAACAGGAAAGAATGGGTTTCACCGCTGATCCGGATAAAGGAGTTTCATTGTTTTTCCGGACATGCTGATCAGAGCGGACTCTTAGAATGGGTCAAGAACATAAAGGGAGTCAGGAAGGTGTTTCTCGTACATGGAGAATATGATCAGTCAAGTGTTCTCGCGGAAAAGATAAGTAATAAGTTTGGCGTGGAAGCATACATTCCCCGCTTGGGGGAAAATGTCACGCTGAGTGGAAATTAA
- a CDS encoding ABC transporter permease codes for MKKYLLFRITRAVPLVILISILIFSLLHIAPGGPVGIFSKSPRMTEEDVVRAKENLGLNRPLPVQYLRWFKSTFLQLDFGKSYITGRPVSEMIIERLPATLELMGTAFIIAVLASLLFGIISALNRGRFADQLFSVISVAGMSIPVFWFGLMAILVFSIKFGVLPSAGRVSVGETFSLKDHLSHLVLPASVLAFAYFSMWSQYIREGFIEALSGSFIQTAKAKGLRREKVIFKHAMRNALLPTVAAVSMRVSTLFTGAVITETVFSWPGMGRLFYEGLQRHDYTRVLGIVVIASLCIIIFNIIGDFICVILDPRSQTGMKKSYSADRNP; via the coding sequence ATGAAGAAATATCTGTTATTTAGAATTACGCGGGCTGTTCCGCTGGTAATTCTTATTTCTATATTGATATTCAGCTTGCTTCACATTGCGCCGGGCGGTCCCGTGGGTATATTTTCGAAGAGTCCCCGCATGACAGAGGAGGATGTCGTCAGGGCTAAAGAAAATCTGGGGCTCAATAGACCTCTTCCGGTTCAGTATCTGCGCTGGTTCAAATCGACCTTTTTGCAGCTTGATTTTGGAAAGAGCTATATAACCGGCAGGCCTGTCTCTGAAATGATAATTGAGCGTTTGCCGGCAACGCTGGAGCTTATGGGCACGGCTTTTATTATAGCGGTTCTGGCAAGTTTACTCTTCGGAATTATTTCCGCTCTTAACAGGGGGCGCTTCGCGGATCAATTATTTTCCGTAATTTCAGTAGCGGGTATGTCAATCCCTGTTTTCTGGTTCGGGCTGATGGCGATACTTGTTTTTTCAATAAAATTCGGGGTTTTACCTTCGGCCGGCCGTGTCAGCGTCGGGGAAACTTTTTCTTTGAAGGATCATCTGTCGCATCTCGTTTTGCCCGCTTCGGTACTCGCGTTTGCTTATTTTTCAATGTGGAGTCAATATATCAGGGAAGGATTTATTGAGGCTTTAAGCGGAAGTTTTATTCAAACCGCTAAAGCAAAGGGGTTGAGAAGAGAAAAGGTTATATTTAAACACGCGATGCGTAACGCCCTGCTGCCGACAGTAGCCGCTGTTTCTATGCGCGTTTCTACTCTCTTTACCGGGGCTGTAATTACAGAAACTGTATTTTCCTGGCCCGGAATGGGGAGACTCTTTTATGAAGGGCTTCAGAGACACGACTATACGAGAGTTCTTGGTATTGTAGTAATAGCTTCTCTCTGCATAATTATATTCAATATTATAGGCGATTTTATATGTGTAATTCTCGATCCAAGAAGCCAGACCGGTATGAAAAAGTCATACTCCGCAGATCGCAATCCTTGA
- a CDS encoding ABC transporter permease: protein MRKDKQKLWKIDPAKLPVQSGKEGFFKRFMSNRVAVVALIYIILISIVSLLAPFLSTYGRDEIDLQNISGSPSAVHLLGTDLLGRDTFTRLIYGARFSLFVALGSITVATLIGVVLGSLAGFFGGPIDHFVTAIVDVFLSIPVFLVLLVAASAFSGGLIVIPFVIGSVSWMETARIVRVQIKSIKERGFVEASFTVGERGWIVALKHILPHVASSIAVSATIGFANVMLIESALSFLGYGVQPPVPTWGNMLDSARSVLRTAPMAAIVPGFMIFVTCLCFNLLGKGLKNTLAYSRD from the coding sequence ATGAGAAAGGATAAACAAAAACTATGGAAGATTGATCCCGCTAAACTGCCGGTTCAAAGCGGGAAAGAAGGGTTTTTTAAGCGGTTTATGTCAAACAGGGTTGCTGTAGTTGCTCTTATTTATATAATTCTTATTTCGATTGTATCGCTGCTGGCCCCTTTCCTGTCGACTTACGGGAGGGATGAAATTGATCTGCAAAACATTTCAGGTTCTCCGTCAGCCGTTCATTTACTCGGAACAGATCTTCTGGGGAGAGATACATTTACGAGATTAATATACGGAGCGCGGTTTTCCCTCTTTGTCGCTCTGGGGTCGATTACCGTCGCGACTCTGATAGGGGTTGTATTAGGATCGCTCGCCGGTTTTTTCGGGGGACCGATAGATCACTTTGTAACGGCTATAGTTGACGTTTTTCTTTCGATACCGGTTTTTCTTGTACTTCTTGTCGCCGCTTCCGCTTTTTCCGGCGGATTGATTGTAATCCCTTTTGTTATAGGTTCTGTCTCATGGATGGAGACGGCGCGTATCGTTAGAGTCCAGATTAAATCAATAAAGGAGAGGGGATTTGTCGAAGCATCTTTTACCGTAGGCGAACGCGGTTGGATAGTCGCCTTGAAACATATTCTTCCCCACGTAGCATCATCAATAGCTGTTTCAGCTACCATAGGATTCGCGAATGTCATGCTGATCGAAAGCGCGCTCAGTTTCCTGGGATATGGAGTTCAGCCTCCGGTTCCCACCTGGGGGAACATGCTTGACAGCGCGAGAAGCGTTCTCAGGACAGCCCCAATGGCCGCAATCGTTCCGGGGTTTATGATTTTCGTGACATGCCTTTGTTTTAACCTGTTGGGAAAAGGTTTAAAAAACACACTTGCCTATTCAAGAGATTAA
- a CDS encoding NUDIX domain-containing protein, with translation MQDRMIFCPYCGNRLTSKKNEGRTRLYCKPGERYVYQNPIPAATGLIFDENGRILLVLRARNPGKNKWCLPGGFVETDEAPVKAAKREVFEETSIIASKPALIDIEFQESIFYKTSIMIIGYHFAEYSGELTAGDDAENAGFFAPEDLPKLAFTSHMKLIEKFIRAKVDSS, from the coding sequence ATGCAGGACCGTATGATATTCTGTCCTTACTGCGGAAACAGACTTACATCTAAAAAGAATGAGGGAAGAACACGTTTATACTGCAAACCGGGGGAGAGATATGTATATCAAAACCCCATTCCGGCGGCTACGGGGCTGATATTTGATGAAAATGGAAGAATACTGTTAGTTTTAAGAGCCAGAAATCCGGGAAAGAACAAATGGTGTCTTCCCGGAGGATTTGTAGAAACAGACGAGGCTCCTGTAAAAGCGGCAAAAAGGGAAGTATTTGAAGAAACTTCGATTATCGCCTCTAAACCTGCTCTGATAGATATTGAATTTCAGGAAAGCATTTTCTATAAAACATCCATTATGATTATCGGTTACCATTTTGCTGAATATTCCGGAGAACTTACAGCAGGAGACGATGCTGAAAACGCCGGATTCTTTGCTCCGGAGGACCTTCCGAAATTAGCCTTCACAAGTCATATGAAATTAATAGAAAAGTTTATCAGGGCAAAGGTAGATTCTTCCTAA
- a CDS encoding PfkB family carbohydrate kinase, translating to MKKENNTEKGYKAVALGYSALDYLGVIPSFPVENRKMRLKEFDIQGGGPAATAAVTASRLGLNTSFIGIVGDDSFGRRILDEMRKERVDVSSVIIVRGKESQFAFIMVDEVTGDRTILWTRGSLPFIKEEQVDTDLILSADILLIDSLEPQAAAYAAEIAGKKGIPVVIDAGTLRDGVTELLPLCDYIIASEVFADQISRGGSVKEALDILHSYGPEASVVTLGENGCVALDADGLISVEGFNVDVVDTTGAGDVFHGAFLFAVLQGWDLYRMCVFSNAVAALKCRKLGGREGICDIEKTIEYLSETKPGLKFEISE from the coding sequence ATGAAGAAGGAAAATAATACGGAAAAAGGATATAAGGCGGTTGCTCTGGGCTATTCAGCTCTCGATTATCTGGGTGTAATACCGTCATTCCCTGTCGAGAACAGGAAGATGCGGCTTAAGGAGTTTGATATCCAGGGAGGAGGCCCTGCGGCCACCGCGGCTGTTACAGCGAGCAGGCTGGGACTTAATACTTCCTTTATCGGTATTGTCGGTGATGATTCTTTCGGCCGCAGGATACTTGATGAAATGCGGAAAGAACGGGTTGACGTTTCATCTGTCATTATTGTGAGGGGAAAAGAATCTCAGTTCGCGTTCATTATGGTGGATGAAGTGACGGGTGACAGGACGATATTATGGACAAGGGGATCTCTGCCGTTTATAAAAGAGGAGCAGGTTGATACCGATCTTATACTGTCAGCCGACATTCTGCTTATAGACAGCCTGGAGCCTCAAGCCGCGGCTTATGCCGCGGAAATAGCGGGGAAAAAGGGAATCCCGGTTGTAATCGACGCCGGCACACTTCGAGACGGAGTGACAGAACTGCTTCCTCTCTGTGATTATATAATAGCGAGTGAGGTTTTCGCGGATCAGATCTCTCGCGGTGGCAGCGTGAAGGAAGCTCTCGATATTCTTCATTCATACGGCCCTGAGGCTTCCGTAGTCACACTTGGCGAAAACGGCTGTGTCGCTCTTGATGCTGACGGTTTGATCAGTGTTGAAGGATTCAATGTGGATGTTGTTGATACGACCGGAGCCGGAGACGTCTTTCACGGAGCCTTCCTTTTCGCGGTACTGCAGGGATGGGACCTCTACAGGATGTGCGTATTTTCAAACGCCGTCGCGGCTCTGAAGTGCAGAAAGCTTGGCGGCAGAGAGGGGATATGTGATATTGAGAAGACGATAGAGTATCTTTCAGAGACAAAACCGGGACTAAAGTTCGAGATATCAGAATAA